The sequence below is a genomic window from Bacteroidales bacterium MB20-C3-3.
TATAGGAGTAATTGGCAAAAATGTTAAGAGTTGTGTATGGTTTGGTCTCAATCATAGCTGGTACTCCTGTTAAGTCAATAACACCTGTTCTTATAATAACAGGCATTGATGATTTATGAATCAGCTCTGCACCCGCGCTTACTCTTCCTCTCCAGTTATACCTTGCATGAAGGCCTGCCTCAAATGGAGAATGGTTGTAAGAGGGAAGTGAGTCTGGTCGTGAATAGTGGTTGTAAACCGCTTTTGCTCCTGCTTCAAACTCGTTAGATCTCCAGGATACCTCAGCGCCTGCTGAGTATTTATTCAATGATGCATAGTCTGCGTGAAAGATATTTACCATTCCGTCCCAGTTTTCGTCGTCTGATATTCTGAAAAATATCTCATCTCTGTATCTTGTATATCCTCCATATATATGGTAAGAGAATCTGTCCATTACTTGTCCCTTGAATCCTGCCTGACCGGTGAATGGTATCTCTGTATTCTTCAATTGTATGGATTGTGATATATAGTTATTCTCCTTAAGAAGCAATCCGTAGCCTCTGAAAATGGTTCCTCCGTCAGCTTCTGCATAAAACCAAAGATTGGAAGGGATAAGGGCAATTGAGGCTTTACCGTTGAAGTAAAAATCAAAGCCCTCCTCATCAGCTTCTGCCCATTTGTTTATCTTTACTCCGGCTTCCAGCAGCCACCTTCTTTGAGTGAAGATGTATCTCGGGTGTGCTGTAAGTGAGTATCTTCCAAAATCAGGATTTAATGAACTTTTTGAGTTTTCAAGATCGATGCCTACCATAAATTTATGGTTATCTCCAAATGATGGTCCAAAATCTGCCTTTATCTTAAAATAGTCCTCCTGAACCTTTTTTCCGTTGAACCTGGAAAGGTCATCCGTGAACATATAATCTGCAGATAGAAGGTAATTAAAGGCTCTTGGGGAGGGGTTAGCTGAACGAACAAAAAATCCCCCCTCAAAATTATTGAATCTTCTGGAGAGGGTGTCTCGCATATATCTCCACGAAAGTGATTCAGGTATCAATGTTTGTGCGAAATCTCCGAATCCGTGAAGTGATGCCTGTCTGTTTGTCCCTTTTATGTCAATTCCAGCCTCTCCCCGTTTCCATGAGTATTCAAATGCAACTCCACCTGTGTTCAGATGTTCCGGAGCCTGTACATCATCTATTTTTCCAAAATATGATGAATGCTCTCCAAACAGAAGCAAATTAAGTCCGTTGGGAAGGTTTGGCTGATAGTAAATATTTGCAAATGGGGCAAGAGGAAAGGATGTAGCCAGCTGAGCCTGGAATACAGGGTGTCTCTCCCTTCCCCTTTTCTCAATTTGTGCGGAGGGCAGGGGGGAGAATTCATACAGGTCCCGGACTGGTTTGTTGAAAACAGTATAGTCAAATATCAGATTAAATCTTGATATTGAGTCTGCAATTTGAAAGGGTAATTTGCTTTTGGTTATCTCCATCAGTTTACCGTCAAATTCTCTTCGTACCTCAAGTGTCGGGTCAATTTTCTGTTGTCCGTAAAGTGATGGCGATTTTGTTGCAAAGAGGGAAAAAAGTATTATTGCTACCCCAAATTTTATGTGTTTGTTAACTGTTTTCATCATTACCTCTTTTGAATTTTTTCAAGTCTTACGGCTAATTGATCTGCTATATCATCTTTTCCGTTTGATTTATAACTCTCTTTAATACTTTCGTATGTGGCACGTGCCTGTTCGATATTATCTCTCTCTGCATAGGAGTCTCCCAGCAGAATAAAGCTTTTTGCCAGCCAGTATGTCTGAGGAGAGCCGGAGTCTGAGAATGAGAAAGTCTCTTTTTCAACGGCTTCGAAATCACCATTGTCAAAATGATTGGCTATTATCAGGTAAGCAGCCTCTGCCCCCTCCGGTGTAACTTTATTTGATGAAATCTCTCTGAGGATTGGTAGAGCTTTACTTCTGTTACCGGTCAGATAATGAGATTTACCCTCAATGTATTTTATCTCTCTTAACTGAGCTTCGGTTAATCCGCTTTTATCCATCCTGCCGGACTCAGCTATGGCGTTTTCATACTGCCTCTCCATAAAAAATGATTTAAGCCGACCCATAACAGCCTCTTTTCTGTTGTTCTCCAGCTTAGCTATAAGTACAAGAGTTGAGTACCCTTCCAGTGCCTGTTTGTAATTTTCAAGTGAGTATGAAATCCTTGAGTAATTGAGGGTGGCTAGTTCCGTAAAAGAGCCCTCTCCTAGATCCATAACTCTCCGGTAGGAGTCAAGGGCAAGCTCGGGCTTCCCTGTTCTGTTGTAGGAGTCTCCAAGATAGAAGAGTGCTTGTGCTTTTTTAATGCTGTTAGGATAGGTGTTGAGAAAAGAGGAGATTGAGCTGATTGCCCCTCCGTAATTTCCATTAAGATAGAGTCTTTCTGCTGCTGTGAAAAGAATTGACTCTCTGTCAGATACGCTTCTGGTTTTTGAAAGACCTGTCTGATCCAGATATGAGAGGAATTCCTGAGCCTCTCCGCGTTCCTGATATATGCTCTCCAGTCCTGCGATGGCATCCTGTGCCTCTTGGGATTGCGGGGCAACAGAGAGAATCTGTTTATAGTAATTCATTGCTTCATTGTGATCTCCCCTGTTGAGCGAAATCAATCCCAACTCCAGTAAGGATTTTGGATAGTAGCCGCTCTCTCTGTATCTTGAATTTAATTCCTGGAA
It includes:
- a CDS encoding TonB-dependent receptor — encoded protein: MMKTVNKHIKFGVAIILFSLFATKSPSLYGQQKIDPTLEVRREFDGKLMEITKSKLPFQIADSISRFNLIFDYTVFNKPVRDLYEFSPLPSAQIEKRGRERHPVFQAQLATSFPLAPFANIYYQPNLPNGLNLLLFGEHSSYFGKIDDVQAPEHLNTGGVAFEYSWKRGEAGIDIKGTNRQASLHGFGDFAQTLIPESLSWRYMRDTLSRRFNNFEGGFFVRSANPSPRAFNYLLSADYMFTDDLSRFNGKKVQEDYFKIKADFGPSFGDNHKFMVGIDLENSKSSLNPDFGRYSLTAHPRYIFTQRRWLLEAGVKINKWAEADEEGFDFYFNGKASIALIPSNLWFYAEADGGTIFRGYGLLLKENNYISQSIQLKNTEIPFTGQAGFKGQVMDRFSYHIYGGYTRYRDEIFFRISDDENWDGMVNIFHADYASLNKYSAGAEVSWRSNEFEAGAKAVYNHYSRPDSLPSYNHSPFEAGLHARYNWRGRVSAGAELIHKSSMPVIIRTGVIDLTGVPAMIETKPYTTLNIFANYSYNSKFSFYLKGNNLFNSQGLWLADYGYRGINITAGVIITL